A window from Neoarius graeffei isolate fNeoGra1 chromosome 14, fNeoGra1.pri, whole genome shotgun sequence encodes these proteins:
- the lrrc3ca gene encoding leucine-rich repeat-containing protein 3B, translating into MTVTPTLDSQKGVCARFTMLLPSYWVLRHSMVMCLLLHSLVLMTLCFHHAATSCSKRCYCSESDGPSGGKTMRCSNLQLTEIPRDIPNDTRRLYLDYNLLTSVPANAFQDLPLLAELDLSHNELALLEPGAFRGLASSLLFLDLSSNQLATLDPEAFEGVRARSNLTGNPWHCDCRLQTALPRLDLEPVSLTGIVCQTSMPKDSGAQGVPFLLAKDLDLCVVLKRTTDVAMLVTMFGWFTMVISYLVYYVRHNQEDARRHLEYLKSLPSRQGKSEESSTISTVV; encoded by the coding sequence ATGACTGTGACACCTACTCTTGACTCACAGAAGGGAGTATGTGCCCGTTTCACCATGCTCCTACCATCCTATTGGGTGCTCCGGCACTCCATGGTCATGTGCTTGCTGCTACACAGCTTGGTGTTGATGACGCTCTGCTTCCACCACGCAGCCACCTCCTGCTCAAAACGTTGCTACTGCTCCGAAAGTGATGGTCCATCTGGGGGCAAGACCATGCGGTGCAGCAACCTGCAACTCACTGAGATCCCACGGGACATCCCAAATGACACACGGCGCCTTTACCTCGACTACAACCTGCTCACCAGTGTCCCTGCCAATGCCTTTCAAGACCTTCCTCTGCTGGCTGAACTCGATCTTTCACACAATGAGCTGGCGCTGCTTGAGCCTGGAGCATTCCGGGGCCTGGCTTCCTCATTGCTATTCCTAGATCTGTCCTCCAATCAGCTGGCAACGTTGGACCCCGAAGCTTTTGAAGGCGTAAGGGCTCGATCGAATCTAACTGGCAACCCCTGGCACTGTGACTGCCGGTTACAGACAGCACTTCCACGCCTTGATCTGGAGCCTGTGTCTCTCACTGGCATTGTTTGCCAAACATCCATGCCCAAGGACTCGGGTGCCCAAGGTGTGCCCTTTCTGCTGGCCAAAGACTTGGACCTATGCGTGGTGCTTAAAAGGACCACAGACGTGGCCATGCTAGTGACCATGTTTGGATGGTTCACCATGGTCATCTCCTACCTGGTCTACTATGTGCGGCATAATCAAGAAGATGCCAGGCGCCAcctggagtatctcaagtctctgcccAGCAGGCAGGGCAAGTCTGAGGAGTCTTCCACCATTAGCACTGTGGTTTGA